TTAAAGAATTTATTGTATGCAGATTTTTTTCTATATGACTTCAAAAGAGCTTTTTAGGTTGACAAATATATTAAGAAAGGCAATAACAAAGGAAGACAATTGTTATGCTATTAATCTGTGTGGTTACCATGAAGATGAAAGGGGCAATTatcaggtgtaaatttttaacagtgagaggaattaaccattggaacagtttgcaaaggttgtggtggattctccatcactgactatttttaaacaagactggattttttttctaaaatatgtgccctaggaattatttttgggaagttctatgggtTTGTTTTATAGGAGGTCAGATTCGGTGATCGCAATAGTCcttcctggccttggaatctgtggatCTTTTCCTGTGAAGTCTGAGTGGTTTTGGTTGATTTTCAAGATCTTTTCATCTTATGAATGAAGAGAATAGAGGGGTGAAAAAttgatattttgatttaaaatgccTGAAAATTAGTCTTAAATGTAGATTTTAATaagttttgtttctttgtaaacaataaaaattgttgttctttaaTAAACATGACATCCCAGAATATACACAATtgtatttggatttttttgtaaAGTAATGTTGTCCTGCGTCATTGGTGTAGTATTTCTGTTATCTTAATTCAGAAGATCTTGTGGAATTAGATGCTGCTTTGTAAAGTGTACAGTTCTGCACTCATGTCTTTCTTGTTCTGATGGCAAGTTATCCATAACAGAAGAAAGGGTTTCTCAGGAAATTAGGGATAGATTTAGCAAAGTAGAAGATCCAAATGAATAAAGATGAAAAAGCATCTCATAATATTCTTAAGTATTCTACCTTacataatcacaattaatcagttTCGTCAGAGATAATGTACAAAACTCCCCATGGCAAAAGCATGTATATTTGATATTTGTAAGATGGATGTCTGAAAGTAGCTCAAGGTCTACGTCAGTTTGGGAATAAAGTAACACTGATATACCAGAGTCCAACACACAAATTTCATCACCTATGTAGAGGGAGACCCTACATTTGTATTCAAAGTGCCTAAAATACAACAAAAAGCATGAAatcattaattttattaaaataatttgaaataatgGAGGGGTAGAACATAAATGTTTTTGCTGTATTGATTTTTCTTAAGTAACAAGCAAAAACATATCTCAAAGACCTGGACACTGTATCACTGGATGCCCACAAAAACTGATCAACTAAAGCCTGTTTTTATAGAGGAGTTGCACTGGTAGATTTACAAGCAGAAGATATTTGGTATCTTTATACAATTCATagggcactgtaaaaacaaacaacaaaaaaaagtagAAGATTTAAATTTTCTAAAGTATTAGAACAAATATGCGCATTGTGCATCCAGTTGAAAATGAAACTACAGACACATGGCATATGAAAGCACAGAGTTgtctgaaaaattaaaaaggcataAAAACACTCAGCTGCATGGTTTAAACAGGGCTGAAAGTAAACGTCTTTTTTTGTCCAATGAGCATAGCATTATTCTTATTTAGTTAGTTTTAGTGTATATTTTAACCACCAGTGCTGCTTTTCTAAAGGATGATTTGTAAAAATTTCCTGTGTCACCCAGGATACATTCTCTTACGAAACAAAAGCCAGTTTTCTGCAAGTACtgtttaaaagaacaaaatatgTAATATGTGCTTTTGCATGTATAATGGCACAGAAAGTAAAATAACATTATTTGTTCATGTATGAAAAAAAGGAATAAGGAATAAAACCTATATCAATAGTTATTGTGCAAGCTAGATCGgaaagtatttgttttttttacgTCTGTTTAATGTTGCTATGTTTTATACGATAGCTATTTAATGAGTCTTCTCTCTAATTCTAATGTTGCAATACTGCATTAAATTCAAACTTTATTAAGAAACTACTCGTGCATGTTCCTTTGAATTTAGATGATACAGATACTGCACAAATGATGCAGACCAGTTTCACAGTTAAGGCCCTAAACATTTTTCTCAGATTAAGAGCATTTTTATTCTTTCAGTTATGTTAAACCAAAACCACtaagtatatatttaaaattaatatcaaCACAAATATATGCAAAAAGTTTAGTCCAAATTGCAAAATTAACATAACCAAGTTCTCTTCCGAGTTGGAATGTGAGTGAGAGGGAAAGGGTAATGATTGGTACAGTCAAGGATTACTTCACTCAACTAATAATTAGTTGCCTGGAAAAGGTTAGAAAGCACTGTTGTATATACTTGGAATCTGATCTAACCACTATTGTTTACATAGTTCATATTGCTCATAACTCCCTTTTAGTGCCCCAAATTATTCACCTCTTTTATATATACTTTACTTGTACTTTATAATTACTGCCTTAAAAGTAAGGATGAAAGTAGTCatcttctctttctccttcttcATGACCATCTTCCATTTCGTGACCATCTTCTGCTTCATCATATTCTTCTGGTGTTAAAAATCTGCGGACAACTGGAGTTCTCAGTTGTGTTGATTGGTTGACACTTCCTTTTTGTTCACCATAATAAATAATGCGTATGTGGGGAAAGCAGAAGAATGCATATGTGCTTATTGGAGCTGTAAGCTTATTTTGGTCCATCCGAATATAGGTTAAATGATTGATATTCCTTGGATCAATTGAAGGACACATCAGAGTAATATTTACAACTGTAAAAGAGTGAAAAATATTAGTTTAAACATTGAAAATATTAAGAGAACTCGAATTTCTTTAAAATCCACTTTTTTTCATAGCTAGAAACAGGCATAATATCCACCCATgtaactgatgaaaaatattGCTATCATCCCGCCTCTTGACTTAAGTTAGAGTTCCAGATATGGAAAAACCAATAACGGAAATAGCTTTTGATCAAGTAGAAGTGGGAAGGTTTGTGGTGTTAAAATGGCCTAAAATAGATTATTTTAATGTAAGGGAAATGTACTAATAGTGGCCTCTTTCTATATAAATGTTTATCAAATGCCTTTGCTACAAACAAGTTTTAAACAATAAGCTAGACTTGTTAGTTGATTTTTATTAGAGGAAGCTGGAGCAGTCTGACAGAGAGCCTGCTTGGAGGTGATAGGAAGATAGCAGAAGTACAAATCTTCTGAAATGTTTCTTCCATTGAGAGTCCAAGATAATTAACAATTCAGAGCATTCCTTGGGTAAGCTGCAGAACTAGGGCTACTATTGAGCCTTATGCCCCGACTGATGGGACCCTCAAAGAAGGGCAGGATGAGGTAACCTGCATCACAGCAAAGCAGAAACCTCTTTGTGTCAGCAAGACTGAATATAGCCCAGTAGTGTTGGTGTTGGGTTGAGGTTAAAAGTCAGTAAGTTTTTGAGTAATAAGCAGAAAaattatgcaaaagaaaaaatgttataGATATAGAAATACTTCTCTCATTTTTATAAAGGACTAATAATAATCAACGTACATTCAATGTCATTGTCTTCAATATACAAATGCTGTAGACTTCTTGGAATATAGAATGCTTGCTTCAGCTTGTTGTGTCCAACATTGAGTTCTACAAGgttggaaaggttaaaaacattaTATGGGACTTCCTGCAGGTTGTTGTGTGACATTCTTAGAGCAGTTATTTTTGGAAGTCTATTGAAATAGTTTTCTGGAATGTAAGAAATTGAGTTATTTTCGAGGGAGAGATATATAAGTGAAAATGGGAGATCAGGAGGCATAGTCTGTAACCTGTTGTTGCATAGGTTGATCTGCAATAGATTTTTCAGATTTGAAAAGTATTTTCCTTTGAGTAGGGAGTCATCAAGATAGTTATTGCAGAGATCAAGTATGGTCACATTTACTAACCCTTGTAGGGCATTTCCAGGTAATCTGGAAATCTCATTGAAACTGAGAAAGAGTTGTTCTAGAGAGCTgggaagaggaaatggaaatTCATCCAATTTATTGTGTTCTAAGTGAAGTTGCACAAGATTTGAAAGTTTGGCAAAAACACCATGGTCAATCATATGAGATTTAATTTTGTTATGGCTAAGGTTAATTTCTCTCAAGGCAGTGGCATTAACAAAAGATTCTGCAGTTACAGCTTTAATGTCATTATGCTGAAGATAGAGTTGTTGGATGTGGGAAGGAATATGTGGTATCATCTTAAGTTTTCGATGGTCACAGTACATTGATAATGGAAAAGTTGGTGGGCAAAAGCATTCTTGAGCACACTTGGCTGGAGTAGGAAAATGAGGAACTACATATTCTACACTaggattaaaatgaaaaataggtGAGTATTCATCATCTGGCTCTTGGTCATATTCATCCTCAAAATCATAACCTTCATGCTGACAAAAGACCATAGCTCCAAATAGAAGAGGGATAATTGATAGTTGACATAGAAAccccattttttttgtttttctgtagtACCCTGttgaaaagaagaaacaaaattcATAAATAGATGAAACCATATTTAAATtccaatataagaaaaaaaataactattttttaaatgaggagaAAATAATTATTGCAGGAAACATAAAAATTTAGTTTGTATAATTACCACCAAAAATTATTATTCTTTCAATTCTGTATTTTCTAAGGCACCTATTAACGTGGACTTCAAACAAGTGAATTGCAATCTTTccatattttttcccctctctggggCCCAAATCCTAAAGCTGAGGTCAAGCGTGGTGCTAGAGGGTTGTATACCAATTGTGGGAGGGAAAAATTTTCATCCTCCTCTTTTTCACTCTACAGATTGCACAGACatagtgtgggggagaggggctttATGCCCACTATTGCagcctgaggctatgtctacattactgCTGGATTGATGCTCCAGAGATTGATGCACTGgggggtcaatttagcgggtctagtgaagagcCACTCAATCGACGGCAGAGCACTTTCCGGTCGACCCCAGTACTCCACCCCGTAACAAGAAgggtaaggtaagtcgatgggagagtgtctcccgttgaCCCAGCACTGtatagacaccgcagtaagtcaacctaacctATGTCGActccagttacgttattcacgtagctggagttgcgtaacttcgGTCAACTTACTGCAGTAGTGGCAACATAGCCTGAGAGTTGCACTGGAGTCCATGGGCGCTGCATTCCTTTCAAGGTGAACAGGGGCATTTGCTAATGGAGGCACAAGCCACAGCCCTAAAATTCCACTTTAAAGTGATGTCGGTAGAGTTTCTATGGAGTACAGTAAACATCCTGATGCTCTAACTAGTTCCACAGACTGCTGGGTTTCCTATGCTTGTTGGAGTCTGTGGGCAGTTTTTACTCCACAATCTGAATGAGGGAATGGGCatgcaatataaataattaagaaaataCAATTATGTCTAATACCATCTTGGTAGTTTTTAGCTAACTGCtaacttttaaaaaggaaaacctaACTTTTCATAGGCTGAGGAATGCTCAAAGATGGTGAAAGAtagtaaatttaaaacaaacatttcttttaTGGAATAAGCAGGCaatctgtaaaaagaacaggagtagttgtggcaccttagaaactaacaaatttattagagcataagcttttgtgtgcaATCCACTGTGAGAGTTTTGAGACAAATATTGGCTATATTTTAAGACTATATATCTTAATTGCTATGAAAAACATTTACAGCTATGTTAGAAGAATACTGCTTCAGGTTGTCAACTAACCACCCGTcaagaaggaatttcccccctcaCATGTAGCACAGTGTAaattaattcaaataataataccAAGCTCTGAAATAGCACTTTTCaaccatagatctcaaagtggtttacagaggaggtcaatatcattatccccattttacagacagggaaacagaggaacaaagagaagtgacttgtccaaagtcacctAGTAGACCAGTGctagagccaggaaaagaactcagatctcctgagtcccagtctagtgctctatccactacaCCACACTGCCTCCAATTAGCTATggttaaaattttcaaacttcTATGATTCCATATATACGCATTTAAATAAGTAGCCTGATTCTAGAGGTGCTGAGTAGTCGCACCTTCAATTGGGAAATTAGGATGCTGGGTACGTGTCAAGACTGGACTTTAAACAGCTTTCTGGTGACCATCTCACTGCACAATAACTCAAGGTCTTCAGCTGCAATTCTGTACTGCTTCTGGATAAGATACAGAACCTTTTCATATTATTACATGCAGCAAAAGTTTCATAGCATCATTTCCAGGTAACTTGGAATTCTGTATAATGCGGAATCCATCCTGACCCCAGTTGGAGGCTAATGTTGGATGCTACCAGGCATTGTGGTAGcaggcatttttttttccttcagttcaCTCAAACAAATCGTGAAAGTTAGAGATGAAAATACTATTAAATCATCCAGTCCATTTCTGTATAAATTCAGAATGGTTTGCAAAGGCACAGTTCCTGCTGTGCTCTCCAGTCTAGTTGTAAAAGCCCTGAGTTAAGGATTTTTCACCACTTGGAAAAACTATCCCTGAGCCTTATCTGTGAAGATCTCAGGAAGATTTTGATCACACAAATAAAGGCTGCGCACAAGGGAGGCAATTACATGTGCAGCCTTATTTCTGGCATCTCCTAACTTTTAAGTGGTTGATTTTGCAACATTAATGTTATAACGTACTATAATTTGTAATGTAATTTCATAATTTTTGGAAGAaacttaaaaactgaaaaaacaaaaatttcatcaTATTGACCTTCAACTTGGGTCCTCTGGAGGGTTGGCGTCTTTAGATTAACAGTGGAGCTGTGTACTTGAGTAAATTTTAGCAGTAGAAGGTCATTACCATCTGTGTGGGTCTGCCACTAGTGTGGGATGGAGACATTTTGCCAGCAGCAGATGAATGTTGACAACTCAAGAATAATGGGTTAAATTCTGAGTTTTTGAGGTGTCTGTGTTCTAATGGTCACAGACATTCTTGCCCcggactcatagaatatcagggttggaagggacctcaggagttcacctagtccaaccccctgttcaaagcaggaccaatccccaactaaatcatcccagccagggctttgtcaagcctgaccttaaaaacttctaaggaaggagattccaccacctccctaggtaacgcattccagtgtttcaccaccctcctagtgaaaaagtttttcctaatatccaacctaaacctccctcactgcaacttgagaccattactcctcgttctgtcatctgctaccactgagaacagtctagattcatcctctttggaaccccctttcaggtagttgaaagcagctatcaaatcccccctcattcttctcttctgcagactaaacaatcccagttccctcagcctctcctcataagtcatgtgttccagtcccctaatcatttttgttgccctccgctggacgctttccaatttatccacatccttcttgtagtgtggggcccaaaactggacacagtactccagatgaggcctcaccaatgtcaaatagaggggaacaatcacgtccctcgatctgctggcaatgcccctacatatacatcccaaaatgccattggccttcttggcaacaagggcacactgttgactcatatccagcttctagtccactgtaacccctaggtccttttctgcagaactgctgcctagccattcggtccctagtctgtagcggtgcatgggattcttccgtcctaagtgcagaactctgcacttgtccttgttaaacctcatccgatttcttttggcccaatcctctaatttatctagggcaatctgtatcctatccctaccctccagcgtatctacctctcctcccagtttagtgtcatctgcaaacttgctgagggtgcaatccacaccatcttccagctcatttatgaagatattgaacaaaaccggcccaaggaccaacccttggggcactccacttgatactgtctgccgactagacatggagccattgatcactacctgttgagcccgacaatctagccaactttctccTCACTGAAGAGTATTttcacagtattttccactgaatgcatccgatgaagtgagctgtagctcacgaaagcttatgctcaaataaattggtttgtctctaaggtgccacaagtactccttttcttttagtttaagACAGGGCACTGATAAATTGGGTTTAAACTGTGAAACTggggaaaataaaattattatttgaaaatactaatgaaaataactgaaatatatttaacAATTTGATAATAGCTTTGCAGTATATGTAATATTTATATAATACTGAAAACTGAAATGAGTCATGAGATGTATAATTTCCTTGAGAAAATACCAAACCAAAATGTAAACAGACTAGGCTGtcaaggaatttaaaaaattaattgcgattaaaaaaaatcatgattaatcatgctgataaacaataatagaataccatttctttgaatattttggttgttttctacattttcaaatatattgatttcagttacaacacagaatacaaagtgtacagtgctcactttattttttattacaaatatttgcactgtaaaaacaaaagaaatagtatttttcaattcatctaatagaagtactgtagtgcagtcactttatcatgaaagttgaacttacaaatgtagaattatgtacaaaaaataactgcattcaaaaataaaactgtctaaatctttagagcctacaagtccactcagtcctacttcctgtttagccaatccctcagacaaacaagtttgttcatattttcaagagataatgctgcccatttcttatttacag
The sequence above is drawn from the Natator depressus isolate rNatDep1 chromosome 7, rNatDep2.hap1, whole genome shotgun sequence genome and encodes:
- the OMD gene encoding osteomodulin, which gives rise to MGFLCQLSIIPLLFGAMVFCQHEGYDFEDEYDQEPDDEYSPIFHFNPSVEYVVPHFPTPAKCAQECFCPPTFPLSMYCDHRKLKMIPHIPSHIQQLYLQHNDIKAVTAESFVNATALREINLSHNKIKSHMIDHGVFAKLSNLVQLHLEHNKLDEFPFPLPSSLEQLFLSFNEISRLPGNALQGLVNVTILDLCNNYLDDSLLKGKYFSNLKNLLQINLCNNRLQTMPPDLPFSLIYLSLENNSISYIPENYFNRLPKITALRMSHNNLQEVPYNVFNLSNLVELNVGHNKLKQAFYIPRSLQHLYIEDNDIEFVNITLMCPSIDPRNINHLTYIRMDQNKLTAPISTYAFFCFPHIRIIYYGEQKGSVNQSTQLRTPVVRRFLTPEEYDEAEDGHEMEDGHEEGEREDDYFHPYF